The following nucleotide sequence is from Cyclopterus lumpus isolate fCycLum1 chromosome 20, fCycLum1.pri, whole genome shotgun sequence.
CCCAAGTCTTTTGTGAGGAAGCTAGCAACATTCTGCCGACCTCTGTTGGACATAAAGCCTGTCATTGCCAACTCTCTCATGTTGGCATCCACGAAGGGCACTCCTGTTTGTCCTTCTGTAATTACAAATCATACGTAACTTCTAATGCACTGTATCCTTTTAAACACAAATTCATTTTTCACTATGGAATATTTGGTGAACTTTGAGGAAAAATGGTGCAAACCTTTCCAAGCATTGAACAGCCTCATGTCTTTTTTCCATGGAACAGATTTGTCTTGGAGTCCTGAGAAAATTAACGTGAGCTTTACATTCATTTATAGTGTGttagaaaaatatatttgttgaaaaTGTGCTAATTTGACCTTTAATCTGAAACAGTTTGTTTCCATACTTGACGCCTACAAACTTAAAGTAATCCCTCCACAAAAGTTCAAAAATGACCCTGAAACACAgcaataaagacacatttgtaATAGTTGTGACTATTTCATTTctattgttttgtgtctcacTCTTCTCCAGACTCACCAGTatgtgctctgattggctgttcgCTCCTTTTCATACTGCTGGAGCTGATGATAAATATACCTGGGTGAAATGCAACCCATCGCCAGCCTGCAGAACGCCAGAGGAGTACCGTGAGTGACATATTTATAGGTATGGAACATTAAACTCTCGTAGGCATTCAGCAGTAGAGGATATTATACAATAACACTCACCAAGGTGCGAATTTAGTGGAATAATCCATCCCAATCAAGCCATTACGTGTCTCCTTGTAGGTCGCAACTGCATCCTGCAAAACAGAAAACCTATATTTATGACACCTATAATACATCCCCTTatgagtttgtttgtttgccatttTATAAGCAGCAAACTAGTGCCTGTTTGTAATGATGTTGTACTCACAGTGTCCCAGAAATAGTGTTTGAGTCTGGCCAGAGCTGGACTTTCACCACCACTGCAGGGGAAGGCTGATCGAGGATCAGCCAGAGGGTCTAGGAGAATAAAACAAGAGAAGAATTTCAGCATCCGAACGATTTCCTACATGTTAAATTGTCCCCGATGTGCATTAAGACACGCAGAATCATAAAAGCTTCATCTTGTACATTGAAATCGAGCCGGTCGGCTTACTCGCCGGCACTTAATGACGAAATCTGTGCTCAGCAGTCTGCCTATTGAATTCTGAAAGTAGCAGCAGCGTCAATTTACTTAATAGAAGCGCTGCATGAAATGAGCACTTTACGCTCCCTGATTGCCAGCAGCATGTACAGACATTTATGCAAAAATCAAATaagcacacaaaataaatacacagtaatTTATTGTCGTGATACTGATACATACACTGGTGCACATTTCAGCAAATTCAcattacacaaagacacaaaaggtAAAGTGCAAGATTGTATGAATTAATCCCATTTGGATATAGAGCAGAAAAGACATTATTCACCTGTCTGTTCCAGGTCCTCTGCTGTAGGAATGGCTCCTTCCTCCAACCCCTGGGGGAGAGGCTTCAGCTGCTCAGGGGTTGGGAGCAGAGGCCTCACCCTGCTCTGGGTCTCTGCTGCCTTCCTGAACTGAGTGTACACATCAGGCAGCCTAACGAACCAGGGAGGAATGCTCTTAACTGGTATCTCCAACAAAACTGCCAGAAATCAGGACCTCAAGCAGAACATGGATGCCTCGTCCCAGGCAAGCCATATCCTTTCTCACCTGGATATGTGGAGAAATGGAAGATCATCTCTGTGGTACAGCGTCGACCCCCAGCAggtgtgaactttgaccttcaTCTGTGCACAGACATCCTTCACTCGTTTCTCGACATTGAGTTCTTCCGAGGCCACCTGGAACATGAGTCCATGAAGAAACATCTGTCAAAATTACGTGCGGATCTAACTAAAACGTGATCGCTTCAATAAGAGAAAGACTGTTTGAAACTACCTCTTCGTGGAACGCCACTGTGCTGACAGAGCCCAGTTGCTTGATGAGTTCTACAACTACCTCCTCCGGCTTACCTCGTCTGACCACGAGGTTGctgtcacacacaaataaaaccacacacatacacactaaatAAGTTCCAGTCCATGCAAGCTGCATCCTGGGTAAAGCGCTAGCAACTTCCCTCTTACTGACATGAAAGGATTATGGCAACAGTGTGTGCCGGACCCATGTTAACATCAACATAACCTTCTATAAAGGTCAGGTGTGTCCTGATCCTGTTGCAACTGAATCAATTAAATCATATGTATGTACAAGTGTATGTGTAACAATAACATATTGCATGAGTTCATCATCACTTGTTCTTGTTAAGAGATTATGTTTTTTGAAATTCTAACAAAGACAGATCTACACCGTGGAGATATTCAGCAACATAAATAAAGCAGTAGAAGACACACAAATGGAGGTTATATACAGGATGACCGATGAACGAAAAACTGTTTAGTTACCTGCCCTTGTTGAGCAGTGTGTTTCTGAGGTCCCTGATGCTCTCCAATAAAAAGCGCAGGCGGAAAGGCCCAGTCTTTGGTAGGTTGTAGTTGTATGTTCCCACATAATGTCTGGGGTCGAAGCAGTACAGTGGGACAATGCACTCTGCATTTCTTTGAGCCCAGTGGAAAAGC
It contains:
- the cry-dash gene encoding cryptochrome DASH encodes the protein MSSSRTIICLLRNDLRLHDNELFHWAQRNAECIVPLYCFDPRHYVGTYNYNLPKTGPFRLRFLLESIRDLRNTLLNKGSNLVVRRGKPEEVVVELIKQLGSVSTVAFHEEVASEELNVEKRVKDVCAQMKVKVHTCWGSTLYHRDDLPFLHISRLPDVYTQFRKAAETQSRVRPLLPTPEQLKPLPQGLEEGAIPTAEDLEQTDPLADPRSAFPCSGGESPALARLKHYFWDTDAVATYKETRNGLIGMDYSTKFAPW